One Triticum dicoccoides isolate Atlit2015 ecotype Zavitan chromosome 5B, WEW_v2.0, whole genome shotgun sequence genomic window carries:
- the LOC119309880 gene encoding putative alpha-L-fucosidase 1, with protein MSLLCYYCLVFAAGIVAAAGAGTSVPPPLPVLPIPTAAQLAWQRREVIMFFHFGMNTFTDVERGTGAEDPALFAPAALNATQWMDAAAAAGASLAILVAKHHDGFCLWPSAYTAHSVRASPWRAGSGDVVGEFTAAARARGVDAGLYLSPWDLHDHRYGQEVAYNEYYMAQLHELLTRYGRVWEIWFDGNKGTNATKMTYHFQEWFDTVRQLQGSINIFSDAGPDIRWVGDENGFAGTTCWSAVNQSSITIGSAGIEKYLNEGDPRGTEWVPPECDVSIRPGWFWHRNETAKPLSQLLNIYYNSVGRNCVLLLNAPPNATGLIDGADMARLREFGAAVKRIFGTDLAEGSRARASSERGGGFEAGKVLDGRDGTYWAPTAEDGRRNGYWIELRRPAGARAFNVVRVQEHVALGQRVERHEVYVDGVAVARGTTVGHKRLHRLACPVAGRTVKIWFAARRGPPLVSAVGLHLDPYTTDVM; from the exons ATGTCGCTGCTGTGCTACTACTGCCTGGTGTTCGCCGCCGGCATTGTGGCGGCGGCGGGGGCTGGAACGAgcgtgccgccgccgctgccggtgcTGCCCATCCCGACGGCGGCGCAGCTGGCGTGGCAGCGGCGCGAGGTCATCATGTTCTTCCACTTCGGGATGAACACCTTCACGGACGTGGAGCGGGGCACGGGCGCCGAGGACCCGGCCCTCTTCGCCCCGGCCGCACTCAACGCCACCCAGTGGATGGACGCGGCGGCCGCCGCCGGCGCCTCGCTCGCCATCCTGGTCGCCAAGCACCACGACGGCTTCTGCCTCTGGCCGTCCGCCTACACCGCCCACTCCGTGCGCGCCAGCCCCTGGCGCGCCGGCAGCGGCGACGTCGTCGGCGAGTTCACGGCCGCCGCGCGCGCGCGGGGCGTCGACGCCGGCCTCTACCTCTCGCCGTGGGACCTCCACGACCACCGGTACGGCCAAGAGGTCGCGTACAACGAGTACTACATGGCCCAGCTCCACGAGCTCCTCACCCG GTACGGGAGGGTGTGGGAGATCTGGTTCGACGGCAACAAGGGGACCAACGCGACCAAGATGACGTACCATTTCCAGGAGTGGTTCGACACGGTGAGGCAGCTGCagggctccatcaacatcttctccGACGCCGGCCCCGACATCCGGTGGGTCGGCGACGAGAACGGCTTCGCCGGAACCACCTGCTGGTCCGCCGTCAACCAATCCTCCATAACCATCGGCAGCGCCGGCATCGAGAA GTACCTGAACGAGGGCGATCCGCGGGGCACGGAGTGGGTGCCGCCGGAGTGCGATGTGTCGATCCGGCCGGGCTGGTTCTGGCACCGGAACGAGACGGCCAAGCCGCTGAGCCAGCTGCTCAACATCTACTACAACTCGGTGGGCCGCAACTGCGTGCTGCTGCTGAACGCGCCGCCCAACGCCACGGGCCTGATCGACGGCGCCGACATGGCCAGGCTGCGCGAGTTCGGCGCCGCCGTGAAGCGCATCTTCGGCACGGACCTGGCCGAGGGCAGCAGGGCGCGGGCCAGCAGCGAGCGCGGCGGCGGCTTCGAGGCGGGCAAGGTGCTGGACGGCCGGGACGGCACGTACTGGGCGCCGACGGCGGAGGACGGGCGGCGGAACGGGTACTGGATCGAGCTGCGGCGGCCGGCGGGGGCGCGGGCGTTCAACGTGGTGCGGGTGCAGGAGCACGTGGCGCTGGGGCAGCGGGTGGAGCGGCACGAGGTGTACGTGGACGGCGTGGCCGTGGCCCGCGGCACGACGGTGGGCCACAAGCGGCTGCACCGGCTGGCCTGCCCCGTAGCCGGGCGGACGGTGAAGATATGGTTCGCGGCGCGGCGCGGGCCGCCGCTGGTGTCGGCGGTGGGCCTCCACCTGGACCCCTACACAACCGACGTGATGTGA